The following is a genomic window from Paenibacillus thiaminolyticus.
GCCCTTCTATATGATGTTCCAATCAGAGAACAGCTTCAGCATTCCCAGCACCGCAAGCGCAATCCAGCACCTCGATTAATTGCTCTTCGGTAATAAGGCCCTCCGACAGCAGGACATCGCCAAGCCGCCCTTTATGCTTCGCCTGAACCGCCAACGCGTGCTGCAATTGCGCGGGGGTGATGAGACCGACCTCGACCATCAATTCTCCAATTCGCTTGCGCTGCTTCATGAGTTCACCTCATCTGGAAATCGCGACGGCAATCCCGTCCCGCAGGTATGTACAAGTGCATGAAAACCTCGACTGAAAAAGGCATTCTTCGACAACTTACCCTATAAACTAAAAGCAAGATTCGATGTCAAGCCGCTCCCTGATTGGGTTCATCGCTTTCAGCTATTTAAAATTTTAGCGTTTAAACTATTTATAAGGATATGTAATCACAGGCTATCATCACTGTAAATATATCCCATGTGGTTTATTCCCTAAATTTCCGAACTTTACCGTTAACAAAGTCGAAAACGTTCACAATTTTGTAAATCCAGGAATGATTATTCATTTTTCCGACACAAACGAACGGTTCCTGCCTTCCCCTCCAGAGATGTTCCCTCTCTACAAGCTAGCGTGGCCAGCCGCTTCCCGAAAACGCAAAAAAAGAGCGCGAACCGCTTTCCCCATTCGCACTCTTTCTGTATGTTTGCTTCAATTCCGAACATTGCTTCAACTTCATCCCGCGGCCAGCTTCCCTAATGCCAGCAGCACCGCGCCATAGGCCGCATTCTTCTCGGCGTTAATGCACTGCATCCCGGGGTACCGCTCTGCCAACAAAGCGGTCAAGCCATTCCGCACATCGTTGTTCTTCAGCAGCACGCTGCCGGCCATCGCCACCGTTCCCGCTTGCAGGCCAAGCTTCTCCACGACTGGAACGATGAGCTGGCACAGGGAGCGGGCGCATTTGTCCGCGATGGAGAGAGCGGTCTTGTCCCCGAGCGCACAGGCCTGCGACAAAATCGGGGCCAGGGCCGCGATATCTTTTTTGTTCGTGCGCTGATCATACACGAAGCGGATAAGCTGCTGAATCGATTCCATCTGCAGCTGACGGTACACCATCCCCGTAATGGGCGTCTCGGGGAGGCGGCCGTCATGCGCGCGCACGACCGCCGACAGCAGTTCGCGGCCAATGCTGTAGCCGCTGCCTTCATCATCGATCAGATGGCCATAGCCGCCCGCGCGATGGGACTGGCCCGCTTCATTCTGGCCATAGCAGATCGACCCCGTGCCCGCGATGAGGATGACGCCGACGGCCTTGCCGTGCGCGCCCCACAGCGCCGTTGCTTGATCGCCCGTAATGGCCAAGCCGCCTTCATACCCGCATTCGCGAACGCTCGCTTCCAGGCGGGGAACGACCGTCGGATTGCTGATCCCAGCCGCGCCGATACAGACCTGCACGCAGTGATCCAGCCCTCCGCATACCTTCGCAATCATCGCGAAAATATCCCGCAGGCTGCTTCGCACACTCGCCTCGTCCTGTCCGTTGTAGTTGATCGCACCAGATGTGAACGTATGCACTACCGTCCCCTTCACATCCGCAACGGTGACGGCCGTCTTCGTGCCGCCGCCGTCCACCCCTGCCACATATTTCAACGTAAGCTCACATCCTTCTTCTGCCTTAAGCTCCGCGCAGACGCTCGACGCACTGACACCAGACGCACGACCGCGCAGACATACGACGCGCTGACGCACGAACAGCGCTCATTCCGGCATGCGGCGACGTTTGGCCCTATTCGCCCTACTCGGCCCTATGAATACAAATGATATTGCCGCTTCATGTCCCCAAATTCCCGGCTTTCTTCCCGGAACCGCTCCAACATCGCCGGAACGTCCGCCGGCTCCGCGCGGTAGATGCTGTCCCCGCCTAACAGATCAATGAACGGCCGCGAATTCTCCTTCACCGGGGGCAAAAAGGAAAACTGCTCATAATTGCGCTTGATGGCATACAGTAGCTGAACGCCCGTTGCCAGCGGCTGCAGGGCGCGGCGATCGAGCACATGAAGCTGCACCCCGCCGCATTGCTCATCCCGGAACTTCGAGAACGATGGCTTGAAATAGACCGGACGGAAGATGACTCCCGGCAGCTTCATCCGGTTCATCTCCTCAGCCAGCTTCTCCGCTTCGATGAACGGCGCTCCGATGATCTCGAACGGAGCCGTCGTGCCGCGGCCCTCCGAAATGTTGGTCCCTTCGAACAGGCAAGTGCCTGAATACAGCAAGGCCGAATCGAAGCGCGGCAGCCCCAGGGACGGCATGACCCACGGGAGCCCGGCGTCAGGGAACTGCATCGTCCGTTCCCAGCCTTCACAGCGCACGACATGCAACCGGCCGTTCCACTTCATCTGCTCGTTCGCCATCTCCGCCACCTCGCCTGCCGTCAAGCCGTAGCGGACGCAGAGCGGATAATTCCCGACGAAGGAGTGATAGCCCGGCTTCAATAGATTCCCTTCCACCGTCACGCCGTCGAGCGGATTGATCCGATCCAGCACGACGAACTCCTTGCCTGCCTTCGCGCAATCTTCCAGGGCGTACAGCATCGTGTAAATGAAGGTATAATACCGGACCCCGACATCCTGAATATCGTACACGACCACATCGACCTCATCCAGCATCTCCCGGTTCAAGCGCTTGGAATCTTTGCGGTACAAGCTGTACACGGGCACCTGCGTATACGGGTCCACATACGTCTCTACCTGGGCCCCCGCGGCCTGATCGCCGCGCACGCCGTGCTCCGGCGAGAACAGCGCGGCCAGATTGAATTTCTCGTGCAAAATTTGAATCGTCGAGACGAAGTCCTTCGTCAAGCCGGTCGGGGCCGTAATTAGCCCGATACGCTTCCCTTGGAACAAATGCGCATACTTATCGATACAATCAATCCCGTTGCGGATCATAGCAGCCTCCTCTTCATGTGCGCATCCGCCCTTACAATTCGGACTGGCGCAGGCGCATGCTTTCTTCCGGAATCATGAACGTCTCCGCGAATTCCTTCCGTGCCTCGATGCCGCGCACCCGGGCCAGATGCTTATAATACTCCAGATAAGGGAACGAGGTGCTGCCCGTCACGAACCAATGCAGCGATACCGCCTTCACCCACAAATCATAAGCCTCTTGCGAAAAGTCGACATAGACGTAAGGCTTGTAGTCCACCGCGTCCTCCCAGTTCTCGGCATAATAGAGCTTGGAGGCGAAGAAGGCGGGCAGCTCCCGCTGGAACGACGGCAAGCCGGCGAAGAAGCGCGCGTCATTGACAATGCGGTGCGTCGTCATATGATCCTTGTGCATGCTGTTCTTGAAATGCGTAATGATAATATTCGGGCGCACCTCGCGAATGACATCGCATACCTTGAAGCGGTTCTCTTCATTGTCCTGCAGCTCGCCGTCCGGCGTATCGAACACGATAGCCTCGCCGCCCAGCATCTCAGCGAACGCCTTCGCCTCATTCACCTTCTGCTCGCGGTACTCCGCCATATCCCTGCCTGCCGGGACCCCGCGTTCCCCTGCGGTCAACGCCAGAGTGACGATGCGATCCCCCTTCAGCGAATGGCTTGCCAATACGCCGCCCGCGGTCAGCTCCATATCCCCGACATGACCGCCAATAGCCAGAATCGTTATCTTGTGCTCCCTCATTAGACAAGCTCCTTTCTCATCACAGCGAATGATTTGACCGTGCGGAAGCCAGCCTTCTCATAAATGCGAATCGCGGGATTCTCGCGCCCGGTATACAGCGACATATACTCAGTTCCGATGGTTCGGAACGCCTCGCACAGCTTGAAAAACAACACCGTTCCCAAGCCATGCCCTTCATGCCCGGGATGAACGCCGATGCCCGCGAAGTAGCCGCGTCCGTTCTCCTGGCGAATAACCGGACCGGCGAAGCCGGCGGCCTTCCCTTCATGCGCCGCGACGACGAACGGCACGCCGTTCGCAGCCGCTTGGGCAATCTCCCGCTCCCAGAGCGGATTGTTCAATCGCCGCAGCATCTCCTTCAGACCGCTATGCCGAGCCGGGTCAAACCGCTCGACCGCATAGCCTTCGGAGACGGCACGCGCCTCTTTGGCCCGGATGTCTTCGGGGATGGCGAACCCGGCCAGCGGCATATACATGGCGCATTCGATCGCGCGCTCGATATACCCTTGCCGCAGCAAAAATTGATGATACGCGCTGCCGACCGGCACGCCGGGCGCGTTATTATGCTCATACTTCGGCGTATCCGGGATGTACCAGGGCAGCATCATCGGATTGAAGAACAGCACCTCCGCCTGCTTTTTCCCCAATGCTTGCAAGCGGCGCTCCACCGCCTCCAGCATCACCTTATAGTTCTCATCGCTGCCGCGATCGCGGGACAGCACGATGCAGGTAATATAGCCGGCCGCCTTCCCGAGAGGCAGGTCCTGTCCGGTGCACCCGCACGCAAATCCGATAACCCGGCCCGCGTCCAGCAGCACAAACGTATTTTCCGGGTCGAAGTACGCATTCGATACAAAAATCGCTTCAAAGCTTGCCTCCGTCAACTCCTTGTACCCGTCTCTCACGGCTTCTTCATTCCATAGCGCAATCACATCGCCGCTATACTTCCGGTCCCAGGTTGCGAGCATCATAAGCACACCTCCCATTAGCCTTTGACCGCGCCTACCGTTACCCCCTTCAGGAAATACTTCTGTAAGCTGAAGAAGAGAATGAACATCGGCAGCGCAGAGATCGTAGCGCCTGCCATCATCGGCGCGAAGTAGGTCGTGTTGGCGAAGCGGAAGTTTTTAAGACCTACCTGAATCGTCTGCATATCCATCGTATTCGTGACCAGGAACGGCCAGAAGAAGGTGTTCCAGCTATCCATGAAGGTGAGAATCGCCATGACGGCCAAGACCGTTTTCGACAACGGCAATATAATTTTGAAATAGACCTGAAGCTGGTTGCAGCCCTCAATCTTCGCGCATTCCAGCACCTCGGTCGGAATGCTGCCCATGAACTGCTTCGCAAGGAAAATATTATATACAGTAACGAGACCAGGCATGATTAAGGCACTGTACGTATTTTGGATTTGAAAAATGTTGACGATCAAAATGTACAATGGCACTTGCGTTACCTGATACGGAATCATCATCGCTATTAACAGCAGAGTGAACAGCGCCGTTCTGCCCTTGAATTTAATTTTGGAGAAGGCGTATCCGGCCATGCTCGCAAAAAACACGTTCGACACCGTCACGACACTTGCCACAAACAAGGAATTTAACAGCCAACGAAAGGAATGTTCGCTGTATTCGAAGAAAAATTTGTAGGATTCAAGTGATATCTTCGACGGAAAGAGCGAGTAGCTCATCGCACCGGCTTCGACAGGATCCCCGAAGGAAGAAATAATCATAAAATAGATAGGGAAGATCGTGGCCAAAGCAAAAAGCAAAAGTACGGTAATGATGACAGCATTTCTAATATATTTGACTGCCACATTGCCATTATGTGAATGATAGAGTGACATTATCGGCTTCTCCCCTTCCCCTTAATATTCCACGTCTTTGCCCATAAATTTGAACTGAATTAACGAAATTATCGCAATAATGGCGGCCAGCACTAACGATTGTGCCGCGGCTTTCCCGAATTCAAAGTACTTAAATGCGTTGTTGAAAATAAGCAACCCAACCATTGTCGTTGAATTGTCCGGGCCGCCGCCCGTCATCAGATAAGCGTTCTGGAACACCTGGAAGGAACCGATAACGCCGGTTACAAGCAAGAACAACGTTGTTGGCTTCAAAAAAGGAATGACGATATACCACAGCTTCTTCAAAAAGGATGCCCCATCCAATTCCGCTGCCTCATAATAACTGTCATCAATGCCGAGCAGGGCCGCCAAGTAAATAATAATGGCCGTGCCATGGCTTGCCAGCCAGGACATCAGGACGAGAGAGAACATCGACGTCGAGCTTGATCCGAGCCAGTTCAAATTGCTGATGCCGAACAGGCCAAGCAGCTGGTTCAAAATTCCCGCTTCCATCGGATCGAAGATCCACAGCCATACGACAGACATCGCCACCCCGGACGCTACAGCAGGCAAATAGTACACCGCCTTGAACGTCGTCTGCAGCTTTTTATTCAGCGGCAAAATAAGAATGGCCACGACAAAGGAAATGATCAGGGCCACGGGAACCGTCAACACCGTATAGACGGCCGTATTGACGATCGATTTCCAAAACAGCGGATCCTTGAAGGAATTAATATAATTGTCAAAACCGATAAACGTAGAGCCTAGCGGCTTATAATCCTGGAAGCTGATAATAAAGGCGCTGACAACCGGATAGGCCGTAAATACGGCGAACACAACCAGGGCTACGGCGATAAACGCATATCCCCAGCCTGAA
Proteins encoded in this region:
- a CDS encoding GNAT family N-acetyltransferase, with the translated sequence MLATWDRKYSGDVIALWNEEAVRDGYKELTEASFEAIFVSNAYFDPENTFVLLDAGRVIGFACGCTGQDLPLGKAAGYITCIVLSRDRGSDENYKVMLEAVERRLQALGKKQAEVLFFNPMMLPWYIPDTPKYEHNNAPGVPVGSAYHQFLLRQGYIERAIECAMYMPLAGFAIPEDIRAKEARAVSEGYAVERFDPARHSGLKEMLRRLNNPLWEREIAQAAANGVPFVVAAHEGKAAGFAGPVIRQENGRGYFAGIGVHPGHEGHGLGTVLFFKLCEAFRTIGTEYMSLYTGRENPAIRIYEKAGFRTVKSFAVMRKELV
- a CDS encoding PIG-L deacetylase family protein, with product MREHKITILAIGGHVGDMELTAGGVLASHSLKGDRIVTLALTAGERGVPAGRDMAEYREQKVNEAKAFAEMLGGEAIVFDTPDGELQDNEENRFKVCDVIREVRPNIIITHFKNSMHKDHMTTHRIVNDARFFAGLPSFQRELPAFFASKLYYAENWEDAVDYKPYVYVDFSQEAYDLWVKAVSLHWFVTGSTSFPYLEYYKHLARVRGIEARKEFAETFMIPEESMRLRQSEL
- a CDS encoding N-acetylglucosamine kinase; translated protein: MKYVAGVDGGGTKTAVTVADVKGTVVHTFTSGAINYNGQDEASVRSSLRDIFAMIAKVCGGLDHCVQVCIGAAGISNPTVVPRLEASVRECGYEGGLAITGDQATALWGAHGKAVGVILIAGTGSICYGQNEAGQSHRAGGYGHLIDDEGSGYSIGRELLSAVVRAHDGRLPETPITGMVYRQLQMESIQQLIRFVYDQRTNKKDIAALAPILSQACALGDKTALSIADKCARSLCQLIVPVVEKLGLQAGTVAMAGSVLLKNNDVRNGLTALLAERYPGMQCINAEKNAAYGAVLLALGKLAAG
- a CDS encoding exo-beta-N-acetylmuramidase NamZ family protein, which encodes MIRNGIDCIDKYAHLFQGKRIGLITAPTGLTKDFVSTIQILHEKFNLAALFSPEHGVRGDQAAGAQVETYVDPYTQVPVYSLYRKDSKRLNREMLDEVDVVVYDIQDVGVRYYTFIYTMLYALEDCAKAGKEFVVLDRINPLDGVTVEGNLLKPGYHSFVGNYPLCVRYGLTAGEVAEMANEQMKWNGRLHVVRCEGWERTMQFPDAGLPWVMPSLGLPRFDSALLYSGTCLFEGTNISEGRGTTAPFEIIGAPFIEAEKLAEEMNRMKLPGVIFRPVYFKPSFSKFRDEQCGGVQLHVLDRRALQPLATGVQLLYAIKRNYEQFSFLPPVKENSRPFIDLLGGDSIYRAEPADVPAMLERFREESREFGDMKRQYHLYS
- a CDS encoding carbohydrate ABC transporter permease translates to MAQLTKPLKRRKIRGDSGWGYAFIAVALVVFAVFTAYPVVSAFIISFQDYKPLGSTFIGFDNYINSFKDPLFWKSIVNTAVYTVLTVPVALIISFVVAILILPLNKKLQTTFKAVYYLPAVASGVAMSVVWLWIFDPMEAGILNQLLGLFGISNLNWLGSSSTSMFSLVLMSWLASHGTAIIIYLAALLGIDDSYYEAAELDGASFLKKLWYIVIPFLKPTTLFLLVTGVIGSFQVFQNAYLMTGGGPDNSTTMVGLLIFNNAFKYFEFGKAAAQSLVLAAIIAIISLIQFKFMGKDVEY
- a CDS encoding carbohydrate ABC transporter permease, translating into MSLYHSHNGNVAVKYIRNAVIITVLLLFALATIFPIYFMIISSFGDPVEAGAMSYSLFPSKISLESYKFFFEYSEHSFRWLLNSLFVASVVTVSNVFFASMAGYAFSKIKFKGRTALFTLLLIAMMIPYQVTQVPLYILIVNIFQIQNTYSALIMPGLVTVYNIFLAKQFMGSIPTEVLECAKIEGCNQLQVYFKIILPLSKTVLAVMAILTFMDSWNTFFWPFLVTNTMDMQTIQVGLKNFRFANTTYFAPMMAGATISALPMFILFFSLQKYFLKGVTVGAVKG